A stretch of Rhea pennata isolate bPtePen1 chromosome 18, bPtePen1.pri, whole genome shotgun sequence DNA encodes these proteins:
- the PRRC2B gene encoding protein PRRC2B isoform X5, with translation MSDRLGQITKGKDGKSKYSTLSLFDKYKGKSIEAIRTTVIPRHGLQSLGKVAAARRMPPPANLPSLKSENKGNDPNIIIVPKDGTGWANKQDQPDQKSSSVTAAQLQESLPQQGLQKSVSNLQKPTQSISQESTNSVPGGPKSWAQLNGKPAGQEGGLRASSRLLSFSPEEFPTLKAAGEQDKVGKEKGALDPSYGPGPSLRPQNVTSWREGGGRNITSATSLTASPADLGSKTSSTGDGAPSSVNASDLKEPSLRPAQPIRKGASQFLGNVYQPPTYHDMLPAFMCPQQPSETPASLDRGSFPVPQLRLEPRVPFRQYQMNDQDGKENRLGLSRPTRPVRQLGERAPRPTIINAENLKGLDELDTDADDGWAGIHDEVDYSEKLKFSEDEEEEEALKDGRQKWNSWDPRRQRQLSLSSADSADVKHSLEEGKNWGDSVGLSRPVRKVQESQQPARKLNGWSSASEYQKPMLGSILRQQSVEDKDEKVPLRQKFVHSEISEAVERARRRREEEERRAREERLAACAAKLKQLDQKCKLAQKSGETQKHTDNEDLKPPSTEKNTVQESGHIFRRATPEFHSQDVSVGYLEEETPAPAAAAAQSSSEEELREAPSPAQEFTKYQKSLPPRFQRQQQQQQEQLYKMQHWQQQQVYPPPSHSHPQRTFYPPHPQMLGFDPRWMMMPSYMDPRMAQGRSPVDFYPSALHPSGIMKPMIQQDSISGSSCRSEDQNCQAGQAERKASPMDPMPVWGQESYTSLQSKGYSLSHQKQAESITLEGLHARNESSYSTSPGRPEGLSTQRDLFEERGEEYLNAYEKKAQADLGSCLPSQRIGQDLLFQHQENVQETCPSSNRHANVRCSPLEPDFIQAEKKPEYNGWDISHHQKSSETAAEIAEEVSRDEQSFSADPWKREGANTKQPVGETTEWAPENRNTSGQHQEQMGRTRRSGPIKKPVLKALKVEEKEKEMEKVKLEGDDTSRPPKEKVSVHKMDKESDDSATLVNSTRYLLDDKGSSQASLAREAEKSQEEEEEEEEEEEKQERTWENKLSRESNDLPPTKRNNWIFIDEEQAFGGRGQGRGRGRGFREFTFRGRGTVVGSRGVYNNQRSSRGRGLREFNPPEDFPRGKPRRRIASETHSEGSEYEELPKRRRQRGSENSNEGSVLDREESDLKKGDFKESWRSNKIYSDDHTSLDSKMRGPRAFGRSLPPRLSNSGYGRRGFMGKEPPQWQGRSGGAGWQEYSHTSPSDAFGSRQQSDREYIQDSYKHSDSFSSRVFEDSHLDDKRHFFQEDYSADQENIENRPFRRRRPPRQDKPPRFRRLRQEKESVGQWNPEEGGSNLLPSQWTGRPKLTTAEKNSISGRRSPELSYQNSSDHANEEWETASESSDFSERRERREGVSESEGQLEGGLGSGSLGEKRELAKRSFSSQRPLVDRQSRKAESAGFVEQSIRTGVGAASRYDSQQNGTLMKNKRSPEEGGGLGNTNGGSSHSIYSLDRASHANGESAEGPGKKLEKEPKSTAQRASEKGEALSQFELSYGGAIIDNRVSNTAEENEVGSMAGEGFIEVLTKKQRRLLEEERRKKEQAAQAPAKARVLQSRIPPRFAKKQNSICLEQNDVTVSGNSLGTEIWESNSPALSVQSPGSDSWSKPVNAFNGTESSSAEQGFKGSQGDSGIDLSAESRESSATSSQRSSPYGTLKPEEMNGAGLVDPKPDCQKEQVQKQSDKKDSDQGSGQNKEHKPGPIGNERSLKNRKGSEGTERLEGNIPPVNGVEIHVDSVLPVPPIEFGVNPKDSDFSLPPGSASGTAANPVTKLQDALASNAGLTQSIPILRRDHHLQRCIGLNPMSFPTADLTLKF, from the exons ATGTCCGATCGTTTGGGGCAAATAACCAAGGGAAAGGATGGGAAAAGCAAGTACTCGACTCTCAGCCTGTTTGATAAGTATAAAGGAAAGTCAATAGAAGCTATCAGAACTACAG TTATTCCTAGACATGGCTTACAGAGTCTTGGGAAAGTTGCTGCTGCCCGGCGCATGCCACCTCCTGCAAACTTGCCTAGCTTGAAGTCTGAGAACAAAGGAAACGACCCCAACATCATTATAGTACCTAAGGACGGTACAGGATGGGCAAACAAGCAGGATCAGCCAGACCAAAAGAG TTCCAGTGTGAcggctgcacagctgcaggagTCGCTGCCGCAGCAGGGTTTGCAGAAATCTGTCTCCAATTTACAGAAGCCGACACAGTCAATCAGTCAGGAG agtacAAATTCAGTGCCAGGTGGACCAAAGTCATGGGCACAGCTGAATGGAAAGCCAGCAGGACAAGAAGGTG GTTTAAGGGCCTCAAGCCGACTGTTATCCTTCTCTCCCGAGGAATTTCCGACGCTGAAAGCAGCTGGCGAGCAGGACAAGGTTGGCAAAGAAAAGGGCGCCTTAGATCCGTCGTATGGGCCAGGACCAAGCCTCCGCCCACAGA ATGTCACCAGTTGGAGGGAGGGCGGTGGGAGGAATATAACCTCTGCCACATCTCTGACCGCCTCCCCTGCTGATCTGGGCAGCAAGACGTCTAGCACTGGAGACGGAGCCCCCTCCTCAGTGAATGCCAGCGATCTAAAGGAGCCGTCTCTCCGCCCAGCTCAGCCTATCCGTAAAGGGGCTTCGCAGTTCTTGGGAAATGTGTACCAACCACCTACATACCATGACATGCTACCTGCTTTT ATGTGTCCACAACAGCCATCTGAGACCCCTGCATCACTGGACCGCGGGTCTTTCCCTGTTCCTCAGCTTCGGCTTGAGCCCCGGGTCCCTTTTCGACAATACCAGATGAATGACCAGGATGG AAAAGAGAACAGGCTTGGTCTGTCTCGCCCAACACGTCCCGTTCGGCAGCTAGGGGAGAGAGCACCCCGGCCCACCATTATCAACGCAGAGAACCTAAAGGGGCTGGATGAACTCGACACTGATGCGGATGATGGATGGGCAG GCATTCATGATGAAGTGGATTActctgaaaagctgaagtttagtgaagatgaagaagaagaagaagctcTTAAGGATGGACGACAGAAGTG GAACAGCTGGGATCCCAGAAGACAGCGACAGTTGTCCCTGAGCTCTGCAGATAGTGCAGATGTCAAACACTccttggaggaaggaaaaaactgGGGCGACTCAGTTGGCTTATCCCGGCCAGTACGAAAGGTGCAGGAATcacagcagcctgcaaggaAGCTGAATGGCTGGAGCTCTGCATCTGAATACCAG AAGCCCATGCTAGGAAGTATTCTCAGACAGCAGTCTGTTGAAGATAAAGACGAAAAGGTGCCACTAAGACAGAAGTTTGTGCACTCTGAGATTTCGGAGGCTGTTGAACGAGCCAGAAGGCGACGAGAGGAAGAAGAGCGGAGAGCCAGGGAGGAGCGTCTGGCAGCCTGCGCTGCAAAGCTGAAGCAACTTGATCAGAAATGCAAACTGGCTCAGAAGAGTGGTGAGACCCAGAAACACACAGATAATGAAGATCTGAAACCCCCAAGCACGGAGAAGAACACTGTGCAAGAGAGTGGCCACATTTTCCGTAGAG caACTCCAGAGTTTCACTCACAGGATGTTTCTGTTGGTTACCTGGAAGAAGAGActcctgccccagcagcagcagcagctcagagcagcagTGAGGAGGAGCTTAGAGAAGCTCCCTCTCCAGCACAGGAATTTACCAAATACCAGAAGTCTCTTCCCCCCCGATTccagaggcagcagcaacagcagcag GAGCAGCTCTATAAGATgcagcactggcagcagcagcaagtctATCCTCCCCCATCCCATTCCCATCCCCAGCGGACATTCTACCCACCACACCCCCAGATGCTTGGCTTTGATCCTCGGTGGATGATGATGCCCTCTTATATGGACCCTCGCATGGCCCAGGGTCGCAGTCCCGTGGATTTCTACCCTTCAGCCCTTCACCCCTCAG GAATTATGAAGCCCATGATTCAGCAGGACTCCATCAGTGGGAGCAGCTGTCGATCTGAAGATCAGAACTGTCAGGCAGGGCAGGCGGAAAGAAAAGCTTCTCCCATGGACCCTATGCCGGTGTGGGGCCAGGAAAGCTACACATCTCTGCAGAGCAAAGGGTACTCCCTGTCGCATCAAAAACAGGCTGAGAGCATAACCCTGGAGGGGCTGCATGCCAG GAATGAGAGTTCTTACTCCACCTCTCCTGGAAGGCCAGAGGGCCTGAGCACCCAGCGAGATCTCTTtgaggagagaggggaggagTACCTGAATGCTTATGAGAAGAAGGCTCAAGCAGACTTAGGCAGCTGCCTGCCTTCTCAGAGGATAGGCCAAGACCTTTTGTTTCAGCACCAGGAGAATGTACAGGAAACATGTCCTTCTAGCAACCGCCATGCAAACGTAAGGTGTTCGCCCCTAGAGCCTGACTTTATCCAAGCAGAGAAGAAGCCTGAATATAATGGCTGGGATATCAGCCATCATCAGAAATCCTCAGAGACTGCGGCAGAGATTGCTGAAGAAGTGTCCAGGGATGAACAGTCATTCAGTGCTGACCCATGGAAGAGAGAAGGAGCTAATACCAAACAACCTGTGGGAGAGACGACAGAGTGGGCTCCTGAGAACCGGAACACCAGTGGTCAGCATCAGGAGCAAATGGGGAGGACGCGGCGATCAGGCCCAATTAAAAAACCAGTGCTGAAAGCCCTCAAagtagaggagaaggaaaaggagatggaGAAGGTTAAGCTGGAGGGAGACGATACGTCACGCCCGCCAAAGGAAAAGGTGTCTGTTCATAAAATGGATAAGGAGTCAGACGATTCTGCAACCTTAGTGAACTCCACGCGCTATCTGCTGGATGACAAAGGTTCTTCCCAAGCCAGCCTTGCCCGAGAGGCTGAGAAATCccaagaggaagaagaggaagaggaggaggaggaagagaaacaggaaagaacGTGGGAGAACAAGCTATCTAGAGAGTCAAACGATCTCCCTCccacaaaaagaaacaactggATCTTCATTGATGAGGAACAAGCCTTTGGTGGGAGAGGTCAAGGGCGTGGACGAGGGAGAGGGTTCAGAGAGTTCACTTTCAGGGGCCGTGGCACTGTTGTGGGCAGCAGGGGAGTCTATAACAACCAGCGGAGCAGCCGAGGGCGAGGGCTTCGGGAGTTCAACCCACCAGAGGACTTCCCTAGAGGCAAGCCCAGGCGCCGGATAGCAAGTGAGACGCACAGTGAAGGGTCAGAGTATGAGGAGCTCCCCAAGCGTCGCCGGCAGAGGGGCtcagaaaacagcaatgaaGGCTCTGTGCTGGACAGAGAGGAGAGCGATCTGAAAAAGGGAGACTTTAAAGAGTCATGGAGGTCCAACAAAATCTATTCAGATGATCACACTAGCCTTGACTCTAAGATGAGGGGCCCAAGAGCTTTTGGAAGATCGTTGCCACCAAGACTGAGCAACTCTGGCTATGGGAGAAGGGGTTTTATGGGTAAGGAGCCCCCTCAGTGGCAAGGCAGAAGTGGGGGAGCTGGATGGCAGGAGTACAGCCACACGTCTCCATCAGATGCTTTTGGGAGCAGGCAGCAGTCTGACAGGGAGTACATCCAAGATTCTTACAAGCACTCGGATTCCTTCTCGAGCCGGGTTTTTGAGGACAGTCATCTGGATgacaaaaggcattttttccaGGAGGATTACTCAGCAGATCAGGAGAACATAGAGAACAGACCATTCAGGAGGCGGCGTCCCCCTCGCCAGGACAAGCCCCCCAGATTCAGGCGCCTCAGGCAAGAGAAGGAATCTGTTGGCCAGTGGAACCCTGAGGAAGGAGGCTCCAACCTGCTGCCCAGCCAGTGGACTGGAAGACCCAAGCTGACTACTGCAGAGAAGAACAGCATTTCAGGCAGGCGGTCTCCTGAACTGTCCTACCAGAACTCATCAGACCATGCCAACGAGGAGTGGGAGACGGCATCTGAAAGCAGTGATTTCAGCGAGCGACGGGAAAGGCGAGAGGGAGTTTCCGAGAGCGAGGGCCAGCTAGAGGGTGGTCTTGGGAGTGGCAGCttgggagagaagagggagctAGCAAAGAGAAGCTTTTCCAGCCAAAGGCCACTTGTGGACAGGCAGAGCCGCAAGGCTGAGTCAGCAGGGTTTGTGGAGCAGTCTATCAGGACCGGCGTGGGAGCGGCTTCCCGATATGACAGCCAGCAGAATGGGACactaatgaaaaacaagag ATCTCCGGAAGAAGGAGGGGGTCTTGGCAACACCAATGGTGGGAGCAGCCACTCCATTTACAGCCTAGACAGGGCCTCCCATGCCAACGGAGAGAGTGCTGAGGGGCCGGGTAAAAAACTAGAGAAGGAGCCCAAATCCACTGCCCAGAGAGCAAGCGAAAAGGGAGAAGCCTTGTCACAGTTTGAACTGAGTTATGGAG GTGCCATCATTGATAATCGGGTttcaaacacagcagaagagaaTGAAGTGGGCTCGATGGCAGGGGAAGGCTTTATTGAGGTTCTTACTAAAAAGCAGCGTCGTttgctggaagaggaaagaaggaagaaagaacaagcTGCTCAG GCACCAGCTAAGGCCCGTGTCCTTCAGTCTCGCATTCCTCCTCGATTTGCTAAGAAGCAGAACAGCATATGCTTGGAGCAAAATGATGTAACAGTGTCTGGAAACAGCCTGGGTACAGAGATCTGGGAGAGCAACAGCCCAG ccCTTTCCGTTCAGTCCCCTGGCAGTGATTCCTGGAGCAAGCCTGTAAATGCCTTTAATGGTACTGAATCTAGTTCCGCTGAG CAGGGTTTTAAAGGCAGCCAGGGGGATAGTGGCATTGACTTGAGCGCGGAGTCTCGGGAATCCTCCGCTACCTCCTCTCAGCGCAGTTCTCCATATGGCACCCTCAAACCAGAGGAAATGAATGGGGCTGGCCTGGTGGACCCAAAGCCCGACTGCCAGAAGGAGCAAGTTCAGAAGCAATCTGATAAAAAG GATTCAGATCAAGGCTCAGGACAGAACAAGGAACACAAGCCTGGACCAATCGGCAACGAACGCtccttgaaaaacagaaagggtTCGGAGGGAACGGAACGGCTGGAAGGGAATATTCCCCCTGTTAATGGGGTGGAAATTCACGTGGATTCTGTACTTCCTGTCCCACCCATTGAATTTGGAGTAAATCCTAAA GACTCTGACTTTAGTTTGCCACCTGGTTCTGCCTCTGGCACTGCAGCTAACCCTGTCACCAAACTGCAGGATGCCTTGGCCAGTAAT GCAGGGCTAACGCAATCCATTCCCATTCTACGAAGAGATCATCACCTCCAGAGATGCATTGGCCTCAACCCAATGTCCTTCCCCACCGCAGACCTTACTCTTAAG TTCTAG